A window of Vigna unguiculata cultivar IT97K-499-35 chromosome 4, ASM411807v1, whole genome shotgun sequence contains these coding sequences:
- the LOC114180592 gene encoding uncharacterized protein LOC114180592 — MLHALQQQCQSFQSLVHVTTTTFGIRNSEHSRMFHTRSTLIEDINFIVSRIVRLNSKLGNLRREHHEDRGSLPSDKTSVIRCTKCEGYGHENYQCPNWNGKYMTLQELQDYIVYLKEVKRSVGQKLEVRQEQQAKRDHEKAERTLKEIWEKARQERELKERKEEELREFIFDPGGQSPSTLIIRD; from the exons ATGCTTCATGCGTTGCAGCAGCAGTGCCAATCCTTCCAAAGCTTGGTACACGTAACAACTACAACTTTCG GAATTAGGAATTCTGAGCACTCCAGAATGTTCCATACACGTTCGACCTTGATAGAAGATATCAACTTCATCGTGTCAAGAATTGTCAGGTTGAATAGCAAACTTGGGAATCTTAGAAGGGAGCACCATGAAGATAGAGGATCATTGCCAAGCGACAAAACAAGTGTTATTAGGTGCACCAAGTGTGAAGGATATGGACATgaaaattatcaatgtcctaattggaacgGAAAGTACATGACTCTTCAGGAACTCCAGGATTACATTGTATACTTGAAAGAGGTGAAGAGGAGTGTTGGGCAAAAGCTCGAAGTTAGACAAGAGCAACAAGCAAAAAGGGATCATGAAAAGGCGGAAAGAACACTAAAGGAAATATGGGAAAAAGCAAGACAAGAGAGAGAGCTAAAAGAGAGAAAGGAGGAAGAGTTAAGAga GTTTatctttgatcctggaggacaaTCTCCAAGCACcttgataataagagattga